The Flammeovirga agarivorans genome has a window encoding:
- a CDS encoding helix-turn-helix domain-containing protein yields the protein MSGKEISTATYQQLLQKLGGGSWNGSEFHYQQGQHYLHSYLYKDIGQFDLLINETCLPFDIIVEEEEIEDPYLIFRATHQQLTFNSDKKVVIVTQNKANGLMLFNNFSKQHILVPKDTPFHILSLRIDYDALKSFLRKKIDIFDQLFLVRKQIMYYELMTPEMEEQIHKIFEAQQQELGKAGFTYGHSFLLFTYFINELIIKHSGNRYKKVHPSDSYLMLQIRDYLMENISEPVGTEELCRKFGVSAQTLRNHFKTTFGYPPYQFLMKHRFLLAKRMLLDPKNSMTDIAVATGFANANHFSKAFKKEYNKSPKYFRK from the coding sequence ATGAGTGGGAAAGAAATTTCAACTGCAACTTATCAACAATTACTTCAAAAGCTTGGTGGTGGTTCTTGGAATGGCTCCGAGTTTCATTATCAGCAAGGTCAACACTACTTACATTCCTATTTATATAAAGACATCGGTCAGTTTGATTTACTTATCAATGAAACTTGCCTTCCTTTTGACATCATCGTAGAAGAAGAAGAAATAGAAGATCCTTATCTTATTTTTAGAGCAACGCACCAACAGTTAACGTTTAACTCCGATAAAAAAGTGGTGATCGTAACTCAAAATAAAGCCAATGGTCTAATGCTCTTCAATAACTTTTCTAAGCAACATATATTAGTGCCTAAAGATACTCCCTTCCATATCTTGTCCTTACGTATTGATTATGATGCACTGAAATCTTTTCTTAGAAAGAAGATCGATATTTTTGATCAGCTGTTTTTGGTGAGAAAGCAAATTATGTACTATGAGTTGATGACTCCCGAAATGGAAGAGCAAATTCATAAGATCTTTGAGGCACAACAGCAGGAATTGGGTAAAGCCGGTTTTACTTATGGGCACTCGTTTCTCTTATTTACCTATTTTATAAATGAGTTAATTATCAAGCATTCAGGTAATCGATACAAAAAAGTGCATCCTTCAGACAGTTACCTGATGTTACAAATAAGAGATTATCTAATGGAAAATATTTCAGAACCTGTAGGTACAGAAGAGTTATGTAGAAAATTTGGTGTGAGTGCTCAAACCTTAAGAAATCATTTTAAGACTACCTTTGGATATCCACCTTATCAGTTTCTTATGAAACACCGGTTTTTACTTGCCAAAAGAATGTTACTGGATCCCAAAAATAGTATGACCGATATTGCTGTAGCAACAGGTTTTGCCAATGCGAATCACTTTTCCAAAGCCTTCAAAAAAGAGTATAATAAATCTCCTAAATACTTTAGAAAATAG
- a CDS encoding PCMD domain-containing protein — protein sequence MKNFKKLMLLTCLIIVSACIKNDIPYPYIVGEFTYFTIEGQIGASVISPEERRVQIQVSSDMDLANLKVDSVAYTEDAIVTPDPYEIVDFTVPVKFTISTYQDYDWEVNVVKTAEPVVIDSVEIEGMISSTVIAGSKTVRVIMPKESDLSNLGITLFDYTPSTASVSPDPYSLQDFTNTVTFTFNEDDQWFLEVTKENNVDPEPGEQVEYSDFTTWFWEGSASIEKNRFYLPGENMGSPWRSGDKGAADLTFKTYPQTVLPYPSMEQADYAVLETKTAVGVIAAGSLFVGDIQGSGPINITTDFGIPFTDRPIGFTTDVQYNPETYGDNVIDQCDIYVILQVREGEGENEKRYRLATGWYRSSSDMSDFTTLDLPLLYGQHQDLESYMMPSSSNKEMPEHGFYEDITASPTHIIMVFASSAEGASFKGGIGSTLKVKGITLNY from the coding sequence ATGAAAAATTTTAAAAAATTAATGCTTTTGACATGTTTGATTATAGTATCAGCATGTATCAAAAATGATATCCCTTATCCATATATCGTAGGTGAGTTTACTTACTTCACCATTGAAGGGCAAATCGGAGCTTCAGTCATTTCGCCAGAAGAAAGAAGAGTACAAATACAAGTTTCTTCTGATATGGACCTCGCTAACTTGAAAGTGGATAGCGTAGCATATACAGAAGATGCAATCGTAACACCAGACCCCTATGAAATTGTGGATTTTACTGTACCAGTAAAGTTTACCATTTCAACGTATCAAGATTACGATTGGGAAGTTAACGTAGTAAAGACTGCTGAACCCGTAGTGATTGATTCTGTAGAGATAGAAGGGATGATCTCTTCAACCGTAATTGCAGGAAGCAAAACAGTAAGAGTGATAATGCCAAAGGAAAGTGACTTATCCAATCTTGGTATTACTTTGTTTGATTATACACCTAGTACGGCATCGGTAAGCCCAGATCCCTACTCATTACAAGATTTTACAAATACAGTCACTTTCACTTTTAATGAAGATGATCAGTGGTTTTTGGAGGTGACAAAAGAGAATAATGTGGATCCCGAACCTGGAGAACAAGTAGAGTATTCTGATTTTACTACTTGGTTTTGGGAAGGGAGTGCATCCATTGAAAAAAATCGTTTCTATTTACCGGGAGAGAATATGGGTTCTCCTTGGAGATCTGGTGATAAAGGAGCTGCAGATTTAACTTTCAAGACGTACCCTCAAACGGTATTGCCTTACCCATCAATGGAGCAGGCAGACTACGCAGTGTTGGAGACAAAAACTGCTGTAGGTGTCATTGCTGCAGGTTCGCTATTTGTGGGTGATATTCAAGGAAGTGGACCTATCAATATTACCACTGATTTTGGTATTCCATTTACAGATAGGCCTATTGGATTTACTACTGATGTACAATACAATCCCGAAACCTATGGAGATAATGTCATCGACCAATGTGATATCTATGTCATCTTACAAGTGAGAGAAGGTGAAGGGGAAAACGAAAAAAGATACCGATTAGCAACGGGCTGGTACAGATCCTCTAGCGATATGTCTGACTTTACTACTTTAGATCTACCGCTATTGTATGGACAACATCAAGATTTAGAATCTTATATGATGCCATCGAGTAGTAATAAAGAAATGCCAGAACATGGTTTTTATGAAGATATAACAGCTTCTCCAACACATATTATTATGGTGTTTGCTTCAAGTGCAGAGGGAGCAAGTTTTAAAGGTGGAATCGGTAGTACACTTAAAGTGAAAGGAATTACCTTAAACTACTAA
- a CDS encoding methyltransferase domain-containing protein codes for MKVQRKKESNYVYDRRSLATDYRHLPKMLKSGLKVLDIGCATGSITQGISEYVGPTGKVTGIDNTGHMIEEAQQKYSDVQNLEFIHCDLLEFNPDEKFDLIVGARVLQWISNPFNAVLKIKELLKPGGQVSILDYNHNRLEWVPQPPLSMLHFYQSFLKWRVEAGLNNAIGSELPILFKNAGFNNIEVISSNENYNRQHPQFEQKVKIWSEVAELEQLVKEGYIVERNRLQAIAEYNPWVEEKAIAMTMFLNEVRATL; via the coding sequence ATGAAGGTTCAACGCAAAAAAGAATCAAATTATGTCTATGACAGACGTTCCTTAGCCACTGATTACAGACATTTACCCAAAATGTTAAAAAGTGGTCTCAAAGTATTGGATATTGGATGTGCCACCGGATCTATTACACAGGGAATTTCTGAGTATGTTGGTCCTACTGGAAAAGTTACTGGTATTGATAACACAGGACATATGATTGAAGAAGCCCAACAGAAGTATTCCGATGTACAAAACTTAGAATTTATACATTGTGATTTACTTGAGTTTAATCCTGATGAGAAATTTGATCTAATTGTTGGTGCTAGAGTATTGCAATGGATTAGTAACCCTTTCAATGCGGTATTGAAGATAAAAGAGTTATTAAAACCAGGCGGACAAGTATCTATTTTAGATTATAATCATAATCGTCTAGAATGGGTTCCACAACCACCTTTATCCATGTTACATTTTTATCAATCGTTTTTAAAATGGAGAGTCGAAGCAGGGTTAAATAATGCCATCGGTTCCGAATTACCTATTCTGTTTAAAAATGCGGGGTTCAACAATATTGAAGTCATTTCTTCAAATGAAAATTACAATAGACAACACCCACAATTTGAGCAAAAAGTAAAGATTTGGTCAGAAGTCGCCGAACTAGAACAATTGGTAAAAGAAGGATACATTGTAGAAAGAAATCGCTTACAAGCTATTGCTGAGTATAATCCTTGGGTAGAAGAAAAAGCAATTGCAATGACTATGTTTTTAAATGAAGTAAGAGCTACGTTATAG
- a CDS encoding HAD family hydrolase: protein MKKIIVTVTLSLLFFSCTNTSKENVLKHWNTTPTRTEIIQFVESVTNPQSDQFIPQEDRIAVFDNDGTLWSEKPLYSHFYGVFARVEERIAENPDLANKEPFKSLHQFILTKDIKSLGYFMDQLEKGEFNPIVGELMGAPFEGMSVEEYNQWNRKFFSTWKNPVKHRAINKLTYLPMKELVKYLQDNGFKVYIFTADEGDFLKLFSEELYHIPAQNVFGSSTILKYKDGQLYRTAKGRYVDNWGNKAALIHQVIGKKPIFAAGNSNGDFEMLQYVDHQTKPHMSLLVHHTDVQREFKYDQHTEKVLPYAQQHHYTIVDMEKDWKVIFNQ from the coding sequence ATGAAAAAGATTATTGTTACTGTAACGCTTTCATTATTGTTCTTTAGTTGTACTAATACATCAAAAGAGAATGTTTTAAAACATTGGAATACAACACCTACAAGAACTGAAATTATACAATTTGTAGAAAGTGTTACCAATCCTCAATCCGATCAGTTTATACCACAAGAGGATCGTATAGCTGTGTTTGATAACGATGGTACGTTATGGAGTGAAAAACCTTTATACAGTCATTTCTATGGTGTCTTTGCTCGAGTAGAAGAAAGAATTGCAGAAAATCCAGATCTTGCGAATAAAGAGCCTTTTAAAAGCTTACATCAGTTTATACTAACGAAAGATATTAAAAGCTTAGGCTACTTTATGGATCAATTAGAAAAAGGAGAATTTAATCCTATTGTAGGAGAATTGATGGGGGCTCCATTTGAAGGAATGAGTGTCGAAGAATATAATCAATGGAATAGAAAATTTTTTTCCACTTGGAAAAACCCAGTAAAGCATAGAGCCATTAACAAATTGACTTATTTACCTATGAAAGAATTGGTAAAATACCTGCAAGACAATGGTTTCAAAGTCTATATTTTCACAGCAGATGAAGGAGATTTTCTTAAATTATTTTCTGAGGAGTTATATCATATCCCTGCCCAAAATGTTTTTGGTTCATCCACCATCTTAAAATATAAAGACGGTCAACTCTATAGAACTGCAAAAGGTCGCTATGTAGACAATTGGGGTAACAAAGCGGCTTTAATTCATCAGGTCATCGGGAAGAAACCCATCTTTGCTGCCGGAAATTCTAATGGTGATTTTGAAATGCTTCAATATGTTGATCATCAAACCAAGCCTCATATGAGTTTACTTGTACACCATACAGATGTACAAAGAGAATTTAAATATGACCAACACACTGAAAAGGTTCTCCCTTATGCTCAACAACATCACTATACTATTGTAGATATGGAGAAAGACTGGAAAGTAATATTTAATCAATAG
- a CDS encoding GNAT family N-acetyltransferase — protein sequence MNFIQTKGKIKLFKEGNELPYDLLLLADETIDAINKYIHDSEIYTYELEGETVGVYAYQLVGEDSIEIKNIAVSEKVQGEGIGQELLAHAIKNAKKRGFHYIFIGTANAAIKQLYVLQKMGFRFHEIRKNYYIEKYDQPMYEDGIQLNHQLVLRKELNEI from the coding sequence ATGAACTTTATACAGACAAAGGGTAAAATAAAATTATTTAAAGAAGGAAACGAACTTCCATATGATTTGTTACTTTTAGCTGATGAGACCATCGACGCCATTAATAAGTATATTCATGATTCTGAAATTTATACTTATGAATTAGAAGGAGAAACTGTTGGAGTTTATGCTTATCAATTAGTAGGAGAAGACTCCATTGAAATTAAAAATATTGCTGTTTCAGAAAAGGTTCAAGGCGAAGGTATCGGTCAGGAGCTATTAGCCCACGCTATTAAGAATGCAAAGAAGAGAGGTTTTCATTACATTTTTATTGGCACTGCAAATGCTGCAATCAAACAACTTTATGTATTGCAGAAAATGGGATTCCGTTTCCACGAAATCAGAAAAAACTATTACATTGAGAAATACGATCAACCAATGTATGAAGATGGTATTCAGCTTAACCACCAATTAGTTTTAAGAAAAGAGCTGAACGAAATTTAG